The following proteins come from a genomic window of Mycolicibacterium rufum:
- a CDS encoding SDR family NAD(P)-dependent oxidoreductase, producing the protein MSRTAVVTGAGSGIGRAIAHALAQRDWRVVVTDLDGDAAAGVAAALPHPDAGHESASLDVTSADAAAAVAADVASRRGLHAWVSNAGISFMHRFLDAPVERYEQTMAVNLKGVFVCGQAAAREMVRIGVAGAIVNTASMAGKQGRVPYLSDYVASKFGVVGLTQAMAYELGEHGITVNCVCPGYVETPMQSRELEWEAELRGTTPEGVRDMMIADTPLGRLEQPEDVARAVAFLVSEDARFITGEALAVNGGAFMD; encoded by the coding sequence ATGAGCAGAACCGCGGTGGTGACCGGCGCAGGATCGGGCATCGGGCGTGCCATCGCCCACGCACTGGCCCAACGGGATTGGCGCGTGGTGGTCACCGATCTCGACGGCGACGCGGCGGCCGGCGTCGCGGCGGCACTGCCCCACCCCGACGCCGGCCACGAGTCGGCCTCCCTGGACGTCACGTCCGCCGACGCGGCGGCCGCCGTGGCCGCCGACGTCGCCTCGCGGCGGGGACTGCACGCCTGGGTCAGCAACGCCGGCATCTCGTTCATGCACCGCTTCCTCGACGCGCCCGTCGAGCGCTACGAACAGACGATGGCGGTGAACCTCAAGGGCGTCTTCGTGTGCGGGCAGGCCGCGGCACGGGAGATGGTGCGCATCGGCGTGGCCGGCGCGATCGTCAACACCGCCTCGATGGCCGGCAAGCAGGGGCGGGTGCCCTACCTGTCCGACTACGTCGCGTCCAAATTCGGCGTCGTGGGCCTCACCCAGGCGATGGCCTACGAATTGGGCGAGCACGGCATCACCGTCAACTGCGTCTGCCCCGGCTACGTCGAAACACCCATGCAATCACGGGAACTGGAGTGGGAAGCCGAGTTGCGCGGCACCACCCCGGAAGGAGTCAGGGACATGATGATCGCCGACACCCCGCTCGGCCGGCTCGAGCAGCCCGAGGACGTGGCGCGCGCGGTCGCCTTCCTGGTCTCCGAGGACGCCCGCTTCATCACCGGGGAGGCGCTCGCCGTCAACGGCGGTGCCTTCATGGACTGA